The genomic segment AGCCCCTTTCCTCTCTAACAAAAACCTATTCAGTAGCATCACTGTCGCCAAACTGGAAAGTATAAGTACTACTGACAAATAGAGAAAAGGAATCCTCATTACCTTTGTGTCTCTTTCCAGCGGCCACACAAAGCCAGTGGTGAAGAGATGACAAAATACCACAGCGATGACTACATCAAGTTCCTGAGGTCCATCCGACCAGACAACATGTCTGAGTACAGCAAACAGATGCAGAGATGTGAGTGTCCACTTCTCCTCAAACAGATGCTCATGTATTCTACCTGCACTGAGCCAATTACAGTGCATGCCCACGTATGCATACAGCCATGAGGAACTGCATtttgtttagtttcattttaaaaacctgttACTGTCCACGTATGTTGAATCTCTCTGTCCTGCTCTTTTCCTCACAGTCAATGTTGGAGAGGACTGTCCAGTGTTTGACGGTCTGTTTGAGTTCTGCCAGCTCTCAACAGGAGGCTCTGTCGGTACGTTGTCCCAACCACCACAACCAATGACTGTAATACTGTCTTCACAGAGGACAGACAAAATGTAATTGACGCCATATTTTTACTCTATTCCTTCTTGTAGCTGGAGCAGTGAAGCTGAACAAGCAGCAGACAGATATCGCAATTAACTGGGCAGGCGGACTCCATCACGCCAAGAAGTCTGAAGCTTCTGGTTTCTGCTACGTCAACGACATCGTCCTTGCCATCCTCGAGCTGCTCAAGTAAGCTGAGCCTCAGTGCCGCTCGGTTTGTGCATGACCGTCCTGTTTCTGCACCCATCTGACACCTGTCATGGAGCTTcatgtgtgacacacacaatcCAATCTTCTTCTTATAAGCCAAACACCAAATTGCTGcctttgactttttcttctttcttggcTGGTGCAAGTTTTGTTTGCAGTTACTTATCTGTCTGGATCTCTTAGGATGTCATTAACGGAATTGTCTGTCCTGTGTAGGTACCATCAGAGAGTGTTATACATAGACATTGACATTCACCACGGTGATGGGGTGGAGGAGGCCTTCTACACCACAGACCGAGTCATGACTGTCTCCTTCCACAAGTATGGGGAATACTTCCCTGGCACCGGAGACCTGAGAGTTAGTTGTTTGTTCTTAATTCAAGTCCTGTATAAACCACTTGTGCAGATGTGGACAGTAATTCAGTGATAAATCCAATTTGTGCAGGACATTGGAGCTGGGAAGGGCAAGTACTATGCAGTAAACTACCCACTTAGAGACGGCATCGATGATGAGTCCTACGAAGCCATCTTTAAACCAGTGAGTCAGTTTTTATGAATCAactatgtaaatatacatcctgcCTCTACCTGCTGCGCCCCCCCTCCAGTGAACGCTCGAGAAAGTAGTAGTGCGGACATCctgagtttttgtgtgtgtgctttagaTCATGGCTAAAGTCATGGAGATGTACCAGCCAAGTGCTGTGGTTCTCCAGTGTGGAGCTGATTCTCTTTCTGGAGACAGACTGGGCTGCTTCAACCTTACCATCAAAGGTATAAACACACATCACGCTTCACAACATTATATCTTATAAACGTACTGGGAATTGAACATGAGTATGTGTTTTAGGCCATGCCAAATGTGTCGAGTACATCAAAAGTTTCAACCTGCCGCTGCTGATGCTGGGCGGTGGCGGTTACACAATTCGCAACGTGGCCCGTTGCTGGACATATGAAACGGCCGTTGCCCTGGACTGCTCCATCCCTAACGAGCTGCCCTACAACGATTACTTTGAGTACTTTGGGCCCGACTTCAAGCTGCACATCAGCCCGTCCAACATGACCAACCAGAACACCAACGAGTACCTGGAGAAGATCAAGCAGCGTCTGTTTGAAAACCTGCGCATGCTGCCTCACGCCCCGGGTGTCCAGATGCAGGCAATCCCAGAAGACGCCCCGCACCCAGACAGTGGagacgaggatgaggaggacCCTGACAAACGCATCTCAAGTAAGAAACATCCATAGATACAGACTTTGGTCAagtctgtgtttgcttttgaaggtatttaaaaaaaactacgcctgttgtgttttcagttcgGGCCCACGACAAGAGGATAGCATGTGAGGAGGAGTTTTCTGACTCCGAAGACGAGGCAGAGGGGCAGGGAGGAGGCCGCAGGAACGCAGCCAACCACAAGAAGCCTAAACGagtgaagaaggaggaagagaaggaaggagaggagaagaaaggtaACTCTCATTCACAAGACAACCTTGTATTTTTAGttgaattaaaaatgattattaatTATCTGCCTTGTTGCTTTGCTTCCCAGaagtgaaagaggaggagaaggaggaagagaagatggACACATCAGGGTAAGAGAGATGGACATTCAAAGTATAGTAGTATAACAGATTGGCCAAGTAACCACATTTCAAGAGGCATCTTCATTGAGTcttatttgatgttttaaaagaaggaaaatacCCAACCCACATTGCTGGtgacattttctgtgttgaGGGGATAAACCACAAACATGTTACTTTTCAGGAACAGGAATTATCTTTGGCTGCTAGGAACAGTCCAGTGTCAGTATCAGTGTTGTCTCCTGGTCTAATTGAAGTTACCCTGCTGACAGTTTGTTGCCAGATATGTTGGTGCTTAAAAACCtttgattctttgtttttcagaccAAAAGAGGAGGTGAAAACAACTTGAAGTCTGGCACAGGGAGAGAATGATGGTCGTACTATTTTCCTCAAGCCCCACTGACTCCCCTGCTCTCCTCCTATGATGACAGGACCTCCTTGTATTCCACTGTTATCACGTGTTCCTATTGGCCGGCCTGGTTTACACTTTTCCACAATTGTTCCCAAGCTCAGTGAAGCACCAGTTGTGTGGGTGTGGACCAGAACGTTTACACAGTATATGATGAACGATGACATTTTTGTTGCCTTTTCTCTTCTCAGTGTTAACCCCACCCAACTGGAGCTCCatgcagtgaaaaacaaacgCCATAAATCCTTTCCAGCCATTGTGTGAACCAGGTCTGCTGTAATGTGAAGATGTAGAGCGTTACTGTTACTTTCATGCCAATTCAGATTTAACATATATGTGGGACCCATGATAAGTTACCTGCAGAGACGTAGATGATTTATAAGTCTAGTGCTCACATGCAAAAATGTCTATTTATGGTACTGTTAGAATAACCAGCGTTCACCAAACTGAAAGTCTGGCTTTGCTGTGTTCATTTATCAGTGAATGCATGTTTAGAATGATGTCGCCTTTGACTGTGTACATATTACTCTCCCTTTTACCCAGTCAGTCCCTGTTCTATGCTCAGTgttaactttattatttttttattttaaatgtctgtcCCATCATTCCGTCTTCCTAAAAAGACAGTGTTTTTCAGAGTGTCAGTGTTTCTCCtcctgaaatgtttgtgtgaatgggtaTAAACATTGCGTTGGGGAGCGAGTGACCTGTTTTAGATATTTTGTACCATTTTAAAGGTGGAGTGAGCTGCTCCACATGTGGTTGTTTGGAGTTCTATCCTTGTGAAATGCACATTATCATAACtttgtaataaaatataaagaaagttGATGGTTACGTCTTGATATAATTTACAATCCTAAAATCTGAAATTTATTGGTAAGTTTATGCCAGTTTTTAATTGACACTGGTTTAGATGAAATGTAACATCACTTTGAAATTTACCACTACCTCAAACTGTGGGCTGGGTTCAGCTGGAACAATATGTAGCGAAAcgttacatttaaatgtaaatgatgtgGATTACAAAAACATTGCAACTGTGGCAGCAGGGAAGGCCATTCTTGGCATCGCAGAAACTcggtaaatgtgttttatacttCAACTACGCGTCGCGTCACTGTCTGATTTAGCTGCTTCGAACATCTTCAATTGACGTACACCAAGTAGCAAATGCCACATTTGTAGAAAAATCCAGAGGGTACCACCATTAAACCCATGTAGGCGTAAAATATGCCACCTTTTAATGGGTGAGATGTTTGCATACATTTACCTAGAGTCGGATGTGTTGTCACTGATGAACTGCATCGTGATTCACTGAAATTCACATCAGGAATACAAAATGCAGATGGAAAAATTATTTACTTGTTGACAAACGGTCTTATTTCCAGTCATACCCATTTTCCAAGGCAAATTAAATTTCAATAAAACCTAAAGGTTTGAGCTTTCAAATATGTATCCATTTGGTGAAAAACTA from the Paralichthys olivaceus isolate ysfri-2021 chromosome 20, ASM2471397v2, whole genome shotgun sequence genome contains:
- the hdac1 gene encoding probable histone deacetylase 1-B isoform X2; this translates as MKPHRIRMTHNLLLNYGLYRKMEIYRPHKASGEEMTKYHSDDYIKFLRSIRPDNMSEYSKQMQRFNVGEDCPVFDGLFEFCQLSTGGSVAGAVKLNKQQTDIAINWAGGLHHAKKSEASGFCYVNDIVLAILELLKYHQRVLYIDIDIHHGDGVEEAFYTTDRVMTVSFHKYGEYFPGTGDLRDIGAGKGKYYAVNYPLRDGIDDESYEAIFKPIMAKVMEMYQPSAVVLQCGADSLSGDRLGCFNLTIKGHAKCVEYIKSFNLPLLMLGGGGYTIRNVARCWTYETAVALDCSIPNELPYNDYFEYFGPDFKLHISPSNMTNQNTNEYLEKIKQRLFENLRMLPHAPGVQMQAIPEDAPHPDSGDEDEEDPDKRISIRAHDKRIACEEEFSDSEDEAEGQGGGRRNAANHKKPKRVKKEEEKEGEEKKEVKEEEKEEEKMDTSGPKEEVKTT
- the hdac1 gene encoding probable histone deacetylase 1-B isoform X1 is translated as MGAQRELPGAAAEPVGTSRGANWCKMALSQGTKKKVCYYYDGDVGNYYYGQGHPMKPHRIRMTHNLLLNYGLYRKMEIYRPHKASGEEMTKYHSDDYIKFLRSIRPDNMSEYSKQMQRFNVGEDCPVFDGLFEFCQLSTGGSVAGAVKLNKQQTDIAINWAGGLHHAKKSEASGFCYVNDIVLAILELLKYHQRVLYIDIDIHHGDGVEEAFYTTDRVMTVSFHKYGEYFPGTGDLRDIGAGKGKYYAVNYPLRDGIDDESYEAIFKPIMAKVMEMYQPSAVVLQCGADSLSGDRLGCFNLTIKGHAKCVEYIKSFNLPLLMLGGGGYTIRNVARCWTYETAVALDCSIPNELPYNDYFEYFGPDFKLHISPSNMTNQNTNEYLEKIKQRLFENLRMLPHAPGVQMQAIPEDAPHPDSGDEDEEDPDKRISIRAHDKRIACEEEFSDSEDEAEGQGGGRRNAANHKKPKRVKKEEEKEGEEKKEVKEEEKEEEKMDTSGPKEEVKTT